A single region of the Deltaproteobacteria bacterium genome encodes:
- the efp gene encoding elongation factor P: MIQATQIRVGMILLHEGDLYRVLAIQHVTPGNKRGKMQVEMRRLKDGTKIDYRFRSEDSVERATLEQRDMEYLYQEGDHYCFMDSTTYEQVHLSTDLLGNATHYLQPNTKVVVDLYDEKPVGVEIPGTMNLKVVETEPVFKAATAASSYKPAKLENGITVKVPPFVKEGDLVKVDTSSDEYLERVS, translated from the coding sequence ATGATTCAGGCGACACAGATTCGGGTTGGGATGATTCTGCTGCATGAGGGGGATCTTTATCGTGTTTTGGCGATCCAGCATGTCACCCCCGGCAACAAGCGGGGGAAGATGCAGGTCGAGATGCGGCGGCTTAAAGACGGGACGAAGATCGATTATCGGTTTCGCTCTGAGGACTCGGTTGAAAGGGCAACCTTGGAACAGCGAGACATGGAGTACCTCTATCAGGAGGGGGATCATTACTGCTTCATGGATAGTACAACGTACGAACAGGTTCATCTCTCAACCGATCTCTTGGGGAACGCCACCCATTATCTCCAGCCAAACACCAAGGTCGTGGTCGATCTGTATGACGAGAAGCCGGTGGGAGTTGAGATCCCCGGCACAATGAATCTAAAGGTCGTTGAGACCGAGCCGGTCTTCAAGGCCGCAACGGCAGCCTCCTCCTATAAACCGGCCAAGCTTGAAAATGGAATTACCGTCAAGGTCCCCCCGTTTGTGAAAGAGGGGGATCTGGTGAAAGTCGATACCTCCAGCGATGAATATTTGGAAAGAGTTTCTTAA
- the mtgA gene encoding monofunctional biosynthetic peptidoglycan transglycosylase encodes MYLGRFLIKIAIYSFLLCTLLLGLLYIGMIPHTLYLRSHNPRGTALMAAEGGRTSQQSVSLSQISPWLQKAVLAAEDLDFYNHPGIDLHEMRESMKKNWKKKRWARGGSTITMQLAKNLYLSKNKTVIRKIIEVVIAFRLEHSLTKRRILELYLNLIEWGKGIYGAEAAARHYFRKPASILTAEEAAWLAAIIPNPKRYSSPGYARYIGRRKAMILRRIHGEPVEEPEELINEIPEEGSQAPGKSTPEILEELEEVTNGEEVDTSNPDEEN; translated from the coding sequence ATGTACTTGGGACGTTTTTTGATAAAAATTGCGATCTATTCATTTCTCCTTTGCACCCTCCTCTTAGGCCTTCTTTACATCGGCATGATCCCCCACACCCTATACCTTCGCTCCCACAATCCCCGAGGGACCGCTCTGATGGCGGCAGAGGGGGGGAGGACTTCCCAGCAATCGGTCTCCCTTTCACAGATATCGCCGTGGCTCCAAAAGGCGGTGCTCGCGGCGGAGGATCTTGACTTCTATAATCACCCCGGCATCGACCTCCACGAGATGAGAGAATCGATGAAGAAGAACTGGAAGAAGAAACGCTGGGCACGCGGGGGGTCGACGATTACAATGCAGCTCGCCAAAAATCTCTACCTCTCAAAAAATAAAACCGTCATCCGGAAAATCATTGAAGTTGTGATTGCGTTCCGGCTCGAACACTCACTGACAAAGAGGAGGATCCTGGAGCTTTACTTGAACCTCATTGAGTGGGGAAAGGGGATTTACGGCGCCGAGGCGGCGGCAAGACACTATTTTCGGAAACCCGCCTCGATCCTGACGGCCGAAGAGGCCGCCTGGCTCGCAGCCATCATTCCGAACCCCAAGAGATATTCCAGCCCGGGCTATGCCCGATACATAGGTCGCCGCAAGGCGATGATCCTCCGTCGGATCCATGGCGAACCGGTGGAAGAGCCTGAGGAGCTAATCAACGAGATCCCTGAGGAGGGGTCGCAGGCGCCCGGAAAATCGACCCCGGAGATACTGGAGGAATTAGAAGAAGTGACAAATGGTGAGGAAGTTGATACCTCAAATCCCGATGAAGAGAATTAG
- a CDS encoding AsmA family protein has protein sequence MIKKILLGIGAVLFLLIAAIVVLPFVIDVNRFKDPIIQKVEENINGKVALDRIGLKLFPFIGLRLENLAVRNLPDSPFGETPLLKLGTFDFRLHLMPLLQKKVVASLLLKAPEIQFIKTAAGSNVDLLIKKKVAAPAEPPAAEEKKPEAAKPMPPWIEEVRIEKIKIEEGHLVYDDQTNPDAPLAVGGFRLEVTNAVLTDTTKPIGIDLGMHLFDAANENLSFKADVAVDQAKKNATVKDAKLVIAGSPILFNVSVEDYEKTRKVDATLSAPAFQMNSVYSLLPQSKKSLPPDSSLEGSLALSLSANGTPEAIALKTSLDLKQANIKYGDTFVKPAGATLDLSIEGNYATSGVNISQFAFHILSGAITGSGSLAMSGGQDLKLDLQTNPLNLKELLTLSPRNKEMDVEGSLQLTFKAAGSPLKPDEMNLAGSLSSESIRYTTYALTGLTSAFSYEKKVAHLNELKFTLFEGLFSGTGSVDLNPQKPVWDFALTVDGINIDTALTQFADQKDTLTGKGNLALTLKGTGTTPPDIKQSLSGTIDIALRDGEIKAINIAPGIFSETMLGGMNLVAEKFPNLSVGGLKLATPGFVQGLKGTPYHELKGNAKIENGLIQFPNISLAHSESSIEMGGTVNLDLKLDLKGKYYLSKAATDGWIGNEKMRRHLTDKEGRFIVPFAITGDLKNPSVGPDGDYLTEIMKNALTAYVKEELKGKAEAEAKKLAEQAKQKALEQAKPVVEEKAKEVIEQIKPADIGEKLKKLF, from the coding sequence ATGATCAAAAAAATCCTGCTCGGGATCGGGGCGGTGCTCTTTTTGCTCATCGCTGCGATCGTCGTCTTGCCGTTCGTGATCGATGTCAACCGGTTCAAGGATCCGATCATCCAAAAGGTCGAGGAGAATATTAATGGAAAGGTGGCCCTTGACCGGATCGGCCTTAAACTGTTTCCGTTTATCGGACTTCGGCTCGAAAATCTCGCCGTGAGGAATCTTCCCGATTCCCCTTTTGGTGAGACGCCGCTCCTTAAACTTGGCACCTTTGATTTTCGACTCCATCTGATGCCTCTTTTGCAGAAAAAGGTTGTTGCAAGTCTTCTCCTGAAGGCCCCCGAGATCCAGTTCATCAAGACCGCGGCCGGTTCCAATGTCGACCTTTTGATCAAGAAGAAAGTGGCGGCCCCCGCAGAACCTCCTGCTGCCGAAGAGAAAAAGCCGGAGGCAGCAAAACCGATGCCACCGTGGATTGAGGAGGTCCGTATTGAAAAGATAAAAATTGAAGAGGGCCATCTTGTTTACGATGATCAAACCAACCCTGACGCCCCGCTTGCGGTAGGGGGATTCCGGCTTGAGGTCACGAATGCCGTCCTGACCGACACGACCAAACCGATCGGCATTGACCTCGGGATGCATCTCTTCGACGCGGCGAATGAAAATTTAAGTTTCAAGGCGGATGTCGCCGTTGATCAGGCGAAGAAAAATGCGACCGTGAAGGATGCCAAGCTCGTGATCGCCGGTTCACCAATCCTCTTCAACGTCTCCGTGGAGGATTACGAAAAAACCAGGAAGGTCGATGCAACGCTTTCGGCCCCTGCCTTTCAGATGAACTCCGTTTATTCACTCCTCCCCCAGTCTAAAAAGTCGCTTCCGCCCGACTCGTCGCTTGAGGGGTCACTCGCACTAAGTCTCTCTGCCAACGGAACTCCCGAGGCGATCGCCCTCAAGACAAGTCTCGATCTGAAACAGGCCAACATCAAGTATGGCGACACCTTTGTCAAACCGGCCGGGGCAACGCTCGATCTCTCGATTGAGGGGAATTATGCGACGAGTGGCGTCAACATCAGCCAGTTTGCCTTTCATATCCTTTCGGGGGCGATCACCGGCAGTGGAAGTCTTGCAATGTCCGGTGGCCAGGATCTGAAACTCGATCTTCAAACCAACCCGCTCAACCTCAAAGAGCTGCTAACCCTCTCACCTAGAAACAAGGAGATGGATGTAGAGGGCTCCTTACAATTGACCTTCAAGGCGGCCGGATCGCCACTTAAACCGGATGAGATGAATCTTGCGGGAAGCCTCTCCTCCGAAAGCATTCGTTACACCACCTATGCCCTCACGGGGCTTACCAGCGCCTTCTCCTATGAAAAAAAGGTGGCTCACCTTAACGAACTCAAATTCACGCTGTTTGAAGGGCTCTTCTCCGGAACCGGATCCGTTGACCTAAATCCTCAAAAACCGGTTTGGGATTTTGCGTTGACTGTTGACGGGATTAACATTGACACCGCCCTCACCCAATTCGCGGACCAGAAAGATACACTCACGGGGAAAGGAAATTTGGCCCTCACACTAAAAGGAACCGGCACGACACCTCCCGACATCAAACAATCGTTGTCCGGCACAATCGATATTGCGCTCCGAGACGGCGAGATCAAGGCGATCAACATCGCCCCTGGTATTTTTTCGGAGACGATGCTCGGGGGAATGAATCTCGTCGCCGAGAAGTTTCCTAATCTGAGCGTTGGGGGGTTGAAACTCGCAACACCAGGATTTGTGCAGGGACTCAAAGGCACACCGTACCATGAACTCAAGGGGAACGCGAAGATCGAAAACGGCCTGATCCAATTCCCCAACATAAGCCTCGCCCATTCTGAGAGTTCCATTGAGATGGGGGGGACTGTTAATCTGGATCTTAAACTCGATCTGAAAGGGAAATACTATCTCTCCAAGGCGGCAACGGACGGTTGGATCGGGAACGAGAAGATGCGCAGGCATCTGACCGACAAGGAGGGGCGGTTCATCGTCCCGTTTGCAATCACAGGTGACCTTAAGAACCCATCTGTCGGACCGGACGGCGACTATCTGACCGAGATCATGAAGAACGCCCTCACGGCCTATGTCAAGGAAGAGCTTAAAGGAAAGGCAGAGGCCGAGGCGAAGAAATTGGCGGAACAGGCGAAACAGAAGGCGTTAGAACAGGCCAAGCCGGTCGTTGAAGAGAAGGCGAAAGAGGTAATCGAACAGATCAAGCCGGCCGATATTGGTGAGAAGCTTAAAAAACTGTTTTAG